A section of the Enterococcus montenegrensis genome encodes:
- the holA gene encoding DNA polymerase III subunit delta gives MKAQEALQAIKEKPLAPLYLILGTESYLQDRIKHAFMERLQLQKDDLDLVYFDLEQDPLNLVVAEAQAPSLFSLEDKRLIIAENPLFLTAEKKSNVIEQDLTDFLSYLTDPAQSGVVVMIAPYEKLDERKKVTKLLKKQAVVIDVQPLKEQDVQRYVRQTLAAANIQLDRQAFDTFMQLTEMDLTKAMQELDKLLLYGATGASLTKDVIIQLVPQSLENNIFELTENVLAGNADKALRIYEDLHLQGEETIKINAILIGQVRLLLQTKILMKAGYQQANIAQTVKVHPYRVKLAMQQVKKYDEKQLMTLFDELVENDYLVKTGQMDKEFLFQLFVLKTAR, from the coding sequence ATGAAAGCCCAAGAAGCATTACAAGCAATTAAAGAAAAACCACTGGCACCGTTATATCTTATCTTAGGGACCGAAAGCTATTTGCAAGATCGCATCAAGCACGCTTTTATGGAGCGACTGCAATTACAAAAAGATGATTTAGACTTGGTTTATTTTGACTTGGAGCAGGACCCTTTAAATTTAGTCGTGGCAGAAGCGCAAGCACCGTCTTTGTTTTCTTTAGAAGATAAACGGTTAATCATTGCTGAAAATCCGTTGTTTTTGACTGCAGAAAAAAAGAGTAATGTGATTGAACAAGACTTAACAGATTTTTTAAGCTATTTAACCGATCCGGCGCAAAGTGGTGTCGTAGTTATGATTGCGCCTTATGAAAAATTAGACGAACGTAAAAAGGTCACCAAGTTGTTAAAAAAACAGGCGGTTGTAATCGATGTACAACCTTTAAAAGAACAAGACGTACAGCGTTATGTGCGCCAGACGCTAGCGGCTGCAAACATTCAGTTAGACCGCCAGGCTTTTGATACTTTTATGCAACTTACAGAAATGGATTTAACCAAAGCAATGCAAGAGTTGGATAAATTATTATTATACGGGGCAACGGGTGCGTCTTTAACAAAAGATGTGATTATACAGTTGGTGCCACAATCTTTGGAAAATAATATTTTTGAATTGACAGAAAATGTCTTAGCAGGTAATGCCGACAAAGCATTACGGATATATGAAGATTTACATCTACAAGGAGAAGAGACGATTAAAATCAACGCTATTTTAATCGGGCAGGTGCGCTTGTTGTTGCAGACTAAAATATTGATGAAGGCGGGCTATCAACAAGCCAACATTGCCCAGACGGTAAAGGTACATCCTTATCGTGTAAAATTGGCCATGCAGCAAGTAAAAAAATACGATGAAAAACAGCTTATGACGCTGTTTGATGAATTAGTCGAAAATGATTATCTTGTTAAAACGGGCCAGATGGATAAAGAATTTTTATTCCAACTTTTTGTTTTAAAAACCGCGCGATAA
- a CDS encoding DNA internalization-related competence protein ComEC/Rec2: MIGFCSLFIVPRLLTTLDKIDHDYTLKQEFILKVSADSLKINGDNLSFHGENQRGEVFSCYYTFQSETEKKQIVNKDLQQNYATIFGTFTKGRGQRNLAGFNQQKYLRSHGYCGVLNSKKINWHAKKTFTWDQVRAFFIRQLKRKLPQKTSAYLGALFFGYKDQDFKQTQGTLSPSGILHFFSISGMHVHIFLGAWLGLLQCLRLTLKESLLPVLIFAVFILLLTGGSVGIWRATLLFILNLLIKFLPIVLSPMDKFGIVLLLCLFKEPLLIFQTGGQLSFMMSLLLVITVNEQGKLKDFKTSSWLTLLALPLICFYFYEWPLLGGFLTVTLLPVFKFFLLPVGLVIIVSTFVISFDFLIHLFEKFIFLFESLLANTVHFTLPIGWVPPLYVFLLTFLGIYLYQKKFSKIKLAILLLFLPFLINRVTFPLMVAFVDVGQGDAIVFKAPFNREVILVDTGGKVLFPQEKWQQKIQNSNAQNTLVPFLKACGIKKIDSVIITHGDSDHMGDLDVVLEDFDVKELVLGAGSEKQPNIAKSLNQLPQKTDLKLLSGAASVTGYFPLRVFAPLKSKGENEDSLVLQTQIKKQRFLLTGDLDQAGEKQLLKKYQNLKSDVLKLGHHGSKTSSSPIFIQKVAPKAAIISCGLNNRFNHPHQEVLETLNKQQVTTFRTDQQGMIYYSWGFLEPVATPKTVQESASPPQ, translated from the coding sequence GTGATTGGGTTCTGCAGTCTTTTTATCGTACCACGGCTGCTGACAACTTTAGATAAAATTGATCATGATTATACATTAAAACAGGAGTTTATTTTAAAAGTTTCTGCAGATAGTCTAAAAATTAATGGGGATAATCTGAGTTTTCATGGCGAAAATCAACGTGGCGAAGTTTTTAGCTGTTATTATACTTTTCAAAGTGAGACAGAAAAAAAGCAGATAGTAAATAAAGACCTTCAGCAAAACTACGCTACTATTTTTGGCACGTTTACAAAAGGAAGAGGGCAGCGAAATTTAGCCGGCTTTAATCAACAAAAGTATTTGAGAAGCCATGGTTATTGTGGTGTGTTAAATAGCAAAAAAATTAATTGGCACGCTAAAAAAACTTTCACCTGGGATCAAGTGCGTGCTTTTTTTATTCGCCAGCTAAAGAGGAAGCTGCCACAAAAAACGAGTGCTTATCTTGGGGCATTATTTTTTGGCTATAAAGATCAAGACTTTAAACAAACGCAGGGCACATTATCACCAAGTGGTATTTTGCATTTTTTTAGTATCTCAGGTATGCATGTGCATATCTTTTTAGGGGCATGGTTAGGTTTATTGCAATGCTTACGGCTAACGTTAAAAGAAAGTCTGCTGCCAGTCCTTATTTTTGCTGTGTTTATTCTCCTTTTGACAGGTGGAAGCGTTGGAATCTGGCGAGCAACTTTGCTTTTTATCTTAAACCTATTAATAAAATTTTTGCCGATTGTTTTATCACCAATGGATAAATTTGGCATTGTTCTTTTGCTATGTTTATTTAAAGAGCCGTTACTAATTTTCCAGACTGGCGGGCAATTATCCTTTATGATGTCGCTTTTATTGGTTATCACAGTCAATGAGCAAGGTAAGCTAAAAGACTTTAAAACGAGTAGTTGGTTAACCCTTTTGGCATTACCGTTAATTTGCTTTTATTTTTATGAATGGCCATTGTTGGGCGGTTTTTTAACAGTCACCTTATTACCAGTGTTCAAATTTTTTTTATTACCAGTAGGACTGGTGATTATAGTCAGTACATTTGTTATTTCGTTTGACTTTCTGATTCATTTATTTGAAAAATTTATTTTTCTCTTTGAAAGTCTTTTGGCAAATACCGTCCATTTTACTTTACCAATTGGCTGGGTACCGCCGTTATATGTCTTTTTACTAACTTTTTTAGGGATTTATCTGTACCAAAAGAAATTTTCTAAAATAAAACTAGCTATTTTACTGCTTTTTTTGCCATTTTTAATTAATCGCGTGACGTTTCCTTTAATGGTAGCTTTTGTGGATGTCGGTCAAGGCGATGCGATCGTTTTTAAAGCACCCTTTAACCGGGAAGTAATTTTAGTGGATACAGGTGGAAAAGTGCTTTTTCCACAAGAGAAATGGCAGCAGAAAATTCAAAACAGCAATGCCCAAAATACACTGGTACCTTTTTTAAAAGCTTGCGGGATTAAAAAAATTGATAGCGTAATTATTACCCATGGTGACAGTGATCATATGGGAGACTTAGATGTCGTATTGGAAGATTTTGATGTAAAGGAGTTAGTTTTAGGTGCAGGAAGTGAAAAACAGCCAAATATTGCAAAGTCTTTAAATCAGTTGCCCCAGAAAACAGATTTAAAACTGCTTTCTGGGGCAGCATCTGTCACCGGTTATTTTCCGTTACGTGTTTTTGCCCCCCTCAAAAGCAAAGGGGAAAATGAAGACTCCCTTGTTTTGCAAACTCAAATAAAAAAGCAACGCTTTTTATTGACTGGAGACTTAGATCAAGCTGGAGAAAAACAGCTGCTAAAAAAATACCAAAATTTAAAAAGCGATGTATTAAAGTTAGGACATCACGGGAGTAAAACCTCATCTTCGCCTATCTTTATTCAAAAGGTAGCACCAAAGGCCGCTATTATTTCCTGTGGCTTAAATAATCGTTTTAATCATCCGCATCAGGAAGTTTTAGAAACACTAAACAAACAGCAAGTCACAACTTTTCGCACCGATCAACAAGGGATGATTTATTATTCTTGGGGCTTTTTAGAACCTGTCGCAACGCCCAAAACCGTTCAAGAATCTGCTAGCCCTCCGCAGTAG
- a CDS encoding ComE operon protein 2 — protein sequence MADQRIPWDQYFMAQAVLLALRSTCTRLEVGATLVKDKRIIAGGYNGSVSGDVHCIDDGCYVVDNHCIRTIHAEMNALLQCAKLGISTDQAEVYVTHFPCLQCTKALLQAGIRKIYYLHDYRNDPYAIELIAQVGATAQKVDLDPEYFQKLSFGSLNEVTD from the coding sequence ATGGCTGATCAAAGAATCCCTTGGGACCAGTATTTTATGGCACAAGCGGTACTTTTAGCATTACGCAGTACATGTACCCGTCTTGAAGTTGGGGCAACATTAGTAAAAGATAAACGCATTATTGCAGGAGGTTATAACGGATCAGTTAGTGGTGATGTTCACTGCATCGATGATGGTTGTTATGTGGTAGATAACCATTGTATTCGCACCATTCATGCGGAAATGAATGCATTATTGCAATGCGCGAAATTAGGCATTTCCACAGATCAAGCAGAGGTTTATGTAACGCATTTTCCTTGTCTGCAATGTACCAAAGCGCTTTTACAAGCAGGTATTCGAAAAATCTACTACTTACACGATTATCGTAATGATCCATATGCGATTGAATTAATTGCACAAGTGGGAGCAACCGCCCAAAAAGTTGACTTAGATCCTGAATATTTTCAAAAACTTTCTTTTGGTTCTTTAAACGAAGTAACTGATTAA
- a CDS encoding ComEA family DNA-binding protein — protein MAFFYEHKTRVILVGAVLSVLLLIGGLFIWQKQNEKKSWASLPLDSSSQIEQTKESKTKVKTITVDIKGEVAKPGVYELPMDSRMQKLVQVAGGFTKGALQKEINLAQKLEDQQMVYVPNQKESTSVRIGNDFSVNKQATSNSEMVNINTADLTKLQTLSGIGEKKAEAIIAYREENGSFKSIEELKEVSGIGEKTVEKLRASITI, from the coding sequence ATGGCATTTTTTTATGAACATAAAACACGAGTGATACTAGTTGGTGCAGTTTTGTCTGTCTTGTTGCTTATCGGCGGGCTTTTTATCTGGCAAAAACAAAATGAAAAAAAGTCATGGGCGTCGTTACCTTTGGACTCGAGTAGTCAAATTGAACAGACAAAGGAAAGTAAAACAAAAGTAAAGACAATTACAGTTGATATTAAAGGAGAGGTCGCAAAACCAGGGGTGTATGAACTACCTATGGATTCTAGGATGCAAAAACTTGTTCAAGTAGCTGGAGGATTTACTAAAGGTGCCCTGCAAAAAGAAATTAATTTGGCCCAAAAATTGGAAGATCAACAGATGGTTTATGTACCAAATCAAAAAGAATCAACGTCTGTCAGGATTGGTAATGATTTTAGCGTCAATAAACAGGCAACTTCCAATTCAGAAATGGTCAATATTAATACCGCAGATTTAACCAAGTTACAAACACTTTCAGGCATTGGCGAAAAAAAAGCGGAGGCAATTATTGCGTATCGGGAAGAAAATGGAAGTTTTAAATCAATAGAAGAGCTAAAAGAAGTTTCAGGAATTGGGGAAAAGACGGTTGAAAAATTACGTGCATCGATTACAATATAA
- a CDS encoding MurR/RpiR family transcriptional regulator, with the protein MQSAVLLKIKSLESSFTSSEHDISKFVIENPEYVISNTITNLAKKTNTSEASINRFSKKIGFKGFNKFKIALAQSMNQLEDQEKSFDESNLIEYVTLDYHKMLTNTCAMLDAQDIEDAASMITLNRKVFILSIYNTSFVSKEFAFKLRQLGMEVTTLKENLETQLAIENMNSDSVLIAVVPSVITKDIIPFLTKIKRKDIKTILISSNDNPKVSDMIDIKFIIPDHMSANNSLVMTNSIMISLVFDIIFATILRDNRSLRQRKLSSDTIINSYESADSAIYEW; encoded by the coding sequence ATGCAATCTGCTGTATTATTAAAAATAAAATCATTAGAGTCAAGCTTCACATCTAGTGAACACGACATCAGTAAATTTGTAATTGAAAACCCCGAATATGTTATTTCAAACACTATCACAAATTTAGCCAAGAAGACGAACACCTCAGAAGCCAGTATCAATCGATTTAGTAAAAAAATTGGTTTTAAGGGTTTTAATAAATTCAAAATTGCATTGGCTCAAAGTATGAATCAATTAGAGGACCAAGAAAAGTCCTTCGATGAATCTAACTTGATTGAGTATGTTACACTTGATTATCACAAGATGCTAACGAATACATGTGCCATGCTGGACGCACAGGATATTGAAGATGCAGCCTCAATGATTACGCTCAATCGCAAAGTATTTATCTTGTCTATTTATAATACTTCTTTTGTTAGCAAGGAATTCGCTTTCAAATTACGTCAACTAGGAATGGAAGTAACCACCTTAAAGGAGAACTTAGAAACACAATTAGCAATAGAAAATATGAATAGCGACTCCGTTTTAATTGCTGTTGTCCCATCTGTAATAACCAAGGATATTATCCCGTTCCTAACTAAAATAAAGCGAAAAGATATAAAAACTATCCTAATCTCAAGCAACGATAATCCAAAAGTAAGCGACATGATTGATATCAAATTTATAATCCCAGACCACATGTCTGCAAACAATTCATTAGTAATGACAAACTCAATAATGATATCTTTAGTTTTTGACATCATTTTTGCTACAATTTTACGAGATAATCGCAGTCTAAGACAGAGAAAGCTAAGTAGTGATACAATTATTAATTCTTACGAATCAGCAGATTCAGCTATTTATGAATGGTAA
- a CDS encoding hydantoinase/oxoprolinase family protein — translation MGKKVRIGIDVGGTFTDAVAIDNETYEVIAKLKIPTTHEEGVARGIVKIIQKLLSDNSIAATDVIFIAHGTTQATNALLEGDVAKVGIVGMGTGMDARTAKKETSIEHIELAPNKYLNSEHVFVDSSKLTEQEVEKSIHELVNKDCQVIVASEAYSVDDPENEIRVIQKAQEEKLFATGGHEISQLYGLKMRTRTAVVNASLIPKMMQTANMTESAVLDTKIQSGLMIMRCDGGVMSINEVRQRPILTMLSGLAAGVAGALMYEKVSDGIFFEVGGTSVDISVIKNGKVMIKYAQVGGHKTYLRSLDVRTLAVAGGSMIRVKDKKIVDVGPRSAHIAGLEYECFTNVENLDNPTIEFVSPREGDSNEYVVIQGTGTNAYSYTLAGAANLLGYVPEGDYAQGNADANKKAWDALAMYLGTTAKEAAKVVMNFAMEKLEPVINDLIEEYEMDRNFITLVGGGGSGAIVVPALAEYFDYKWKLAKNAPYISTIGVALAMVREQIERSITNPSESDIKKIRADVIEKIVQSGANEETVEVNIEIDTQRNIVRAVATGATELRQKNLGASEVTENQLKTITSEALGLDTTNIKLAGKVGRWNLMDATIIKKKFFFKSKQTNVCVVDREGVVRFKHSNAHYFKFQKNQSDKDFLSFIDEHTIYSDANATIPKVFLFFREKMLDLTGMQTLEQLTSIMDVETDNLDTNEEVIAVAYK, via the coding sequence ATGGGAAAAAAAGTAAGAATTGGAATCGATGTAGGTGGCACTTTTACAGATGCAGTAGCAATTGATAACGAAACATACGAAGTGATTGCAAAACTAAAAATTCCAACTACACATGAAGAAGGGGTAGCAAGGGGAATTGTAAAAATAATTCAAAAACTTTTGTCTGACAATAGTATCGCTGCAACAGACGTCATTTTTATAGCGCACGGAACCACTCAGGCTACAAATGCATTGCTTGAGGGTGATGTTGCGAAAGTCGGAATCGTGGGTATGGGTACTGGAATGGATGCTCGGACTGCAAAAAAAGAAACTTCAATTGAACACATTGAGTTAGCTCCAAATAAATATTTGAATTCTGAACATGTCTTTGTCGATTCTTCAAAATTAACAGAACAAGAAGTTGAAAAAAGCATTCATGAATTAGTAAATAAAGATTGCCAAGTAATTGTCGCTAGTGAAGCTTATTCTGTTGACGATCCTGAAAATGAAATACGAGTAATCCAAAAAGCGCAAGAAGAAAAATTATTTGCTACCGGGGGACATGAAATTTCTCAGCTCTATGGTCTTAAAATGCGTACGCGAACTGCAGTAGTAAATGCATCGCTGATTCCTAAAATGATGCAAACGGCTAACATGACAGAATCTGCAGTATTGGATACAAAAATTCAATCTGGTCTCATGATTATGCGATGCGATGGTGGTGTGATGAGCATCAATGAAGTTCGTCAACGACCCATCTTAACTATGTTATCAGGGTTAGCTGCGGGTGTAGCTGGTGCTTTGATGTATGAAAAAGTAAGTGATGGAATTTTCTTTGAAGTTGGCGGAACTAGTGTGGATATCTCGGTCATTAAAAATGGAAAAGTAATGATTAAATATGCTCAAGTTGGGGGCCATAAAACTTATCTTCGTTCATTAGATGTTCGAACACTTGCTGTTGCTGGTGGTAGTATGATCCGTGTGAAAGACAAAAAAATTGTCGATGTGGGTCCACGGAGTGCTCACATCGCTGGGTTAGAATATGAATGTTTTACTAATGTAGAAAATTTGGATAATCCAACCATAGAATTTGTTTCTCCGCGTGAAGGGGATTCAAATGAGTATGTAGTTATTCAAGGTACGGGTACCAACGCATATTCTTATACGCTAGCTGGCGCAGCAAACTTGTTGGGTTATGTGCCCGAAGGTGACTACGCCCAAGGAAACGCAGATGCAAACAAAAAAGCCTGGGATGCATTGGCTATGTATTTAGGAACAACAGCAAAAGAAGCGGCTAAAGTAGTTATGAATTTTGCAATGGAAAAATTAGAACCCGTGATAAATGATTTAATTGAGGAATACGAAATGGATCGCAACTTTATCACACTAGTTGGTGGTGGGGGTTCAGGTGCAATTGTTGTCCCAGCTTTAGCGGAATATTTTGACTATAAATGGAAATTAGCTAAAAATGCACCTTATATTTCAACGATTGGTGTAGCTTTAGCAATGGTTCGTGAACAAATTGAACGTTCAATCACGAATCCAAGCGAAAGTGATATTAAAAAGATTCGGGCAGATGTTATTGAAAAAATAGTACAATCTGGAGCTAACGAAGAAACTGTGGAAGTAAATATTGAGATTGATACACAACGCAATATTGTTCGGGCAGTAGCAACGGGTGCCACAGAACTACGCCAAAAAAATTTAGGAGCGTCAGAAGTGACTGAAAATCAATTGAAAACAATTACTTCAGAAGCATTAGGATTAGATACAACGAACATAAAACTTGCTGGTAAAGTGGGACGCTGGAATTTGATGGATGCAACAATTATCAAAAAGAAATTCTTTTTCAAGAGTAAACAAACAAATGTATGTGTAGTCGACCGTGAAGGAGTTGTGCGTTTTAAGCACAGTAATGCTCATTACTTTAAATTTCAAAAAAATCAATCAGACAAAGATTTCCTTTCTTTTATTGATGAACATACAATTTATTCGGATGCAAATGCAACTATTCCTAAGGTTTTCTTGTTTTTTAGAGAAAAAATGCTAGACTTGACTGGAATGCAAACATTGGAACAATTAACATCAATTATGGATGTCGAGACGGATAATTTAGATACAAACGAAGAAGTTATTGCCGTAGCGTATAAATAA
- a CDS encoding transporter permease, giving the protein MATVQLVGILLVFFSLVGLMMTRKVPTILALPIMAIAISLIAGITVISKDPEHFTIVKDVLEAGSMRMSTAISGLIFGSLFGKVLSKVGVTETIIKKAAEMAGDKALPIALSFLAVCSVIFAASNGLGMVILVGTIIVPIMISAGLSPMVSGIILLLANGIGVNFSVSTLAVYIDVLGLKLSEVTSYSWLVGLPLIIISVIMVIYYVQFSGKRRKAWAMPTKQGRTGQVRSIALISPIIPVVLVFAFQVPLVAAIITGIIVTLILSTPKNPIHVVSSAFVEGIQEVAGAAGLMIGIGMLLNAVMSSEVSTILQPAISMMIPKNQLMFVLIFGLLSPLAIYRGPLNVWGLGSGIISLLVAGGMNPIAAMVALRLDSNVQSVCDPTNSHNVWVSDFIKTDVNEVMKKTIGWVAISTFVGLVVASFFLY; this is encoded by the coding sequence ATGGCAACAGTACAATTAGTAGGGATACTATTAGTATTCTTTAGTTTAGTTGGTTTGATGATGACAAGAAAGGTACCTACAATTTTAGCATTACCTATTATGGCAATTGCAATTTCTTTAATTGCTGGAATCACTGTAATTTCAAAAGATCCAGAACACTTCACAATTGTTAAAGACGTTTTAGAGGCTGGCTCTATGAGAATGTCTACAGCAATTTCAGGTTTAATTTTTGGATCGCTTTTCGGAAAAGTTTTATCTAAAGTTGGAGTTACTGAAACTATTATCAAAAAAGCTGCTGAAATGGCTGGCGATAAAGCCCTACCAATCGCATTATCATTTTTAGCGGTATGTTCTGTTATTTTTGCAGCAAGCAATGGGTTAGGTATGGTTATTTTAGTTGGGACAATCATTGTTCCAATTATGATCTCAGCAGGCCTTTCACCGATGGTTAGTGGAATTATTTTGCTTTTAGCAAATGGGATTGGCGTAAACTTTTCTGTCTCAACATTGGCTGTTTATATTGACGTATTGGGTTTGAAGTTAAGCGAAGTTACTTCTTATTCGTGGCTGGTTGGCCTACCATTAATTATTATTTCCGTTATTATGGTAATTTATTATGTGCAATTCAGCGGAAAACGTCGAAAAGCTTGGGCAATGCCAACTAAACAAGGTAGAACTGGTCAAGTTCGTAGCATCGCTTTAATTTCACCAATTATCCCAGTCGTTTTAGTTTTTGCTTTTCAAGTCCCATTAGTGGCAGCAATTATTACTGGAATTATTGTAACTTTAATTTTAAGTACACCAAAAAATCCTATTCATGTAGTGAGCAGCGCTTTTGTTGAAGGAATTCAAGAAGTAGCGGGGGCAGCTGGTTTAATGATTGGGATTGGGATGCTGTTGAATGCAGTAATGTCTTCTGAAGTATCAACTATTTTGCAACCAGCAATTTCTATGATGATTCCTAAAAATCAATTAATGTTTGTGTTAATCTTTGGTCTTCTCTCACCTTTAGCAATTTATCGCGGACCATTAAACGTTTGGGGGTTAGGCAGCGGGATTATTTCTCTCCTAGTTGCTGGAGGTATGAATCCAATTGCTGCAATGGTAGCATTGCGTCTAGATAGTAACGTTCAATCTGTTTGCGATCCAACAAATTCACATAATGTATGGGTTTCGGATTTCATTAAAACAGATGTCAATGAAGTAATGAAGAAAACAATTGGCTGGGTAGCAATTTCAACTTTTGTTGGTTTGGTTGTCGCTTCGTTTTTCTTATATTAA
- a CDS encoding FAD-dependent oxidoreductase — protein MKKNYDVVVVGGGMSGAFAAIAAARNGAKTLIIDQNGYFGGTLTANGVGPMMTYFAGDKQVILGLGQEMVERLVKRGYSPGHVLDSTNYISYVTPFSAEGLKIILDEMVSESGADVLFHTYLIGLEKEKDEIENISVVNKNGISKISSKVFIDATGDGDLAVMSGVPFQLGRETDNAMQPMTMNLKVYGVDTQKLRDTVLSNPEKFPRLNRDLEVMKNTEILSFVGFDNEFKKAKEKGRISIPREDILFFETNVPGEFIMNTSRIINESGVSAEGLTRAEMIGRKQCEELFQFLVESVPGFENAKIAYSGPSVGVRGTRQIKGKYTLTNQDVLENRPFPSTIAHSGYPIDIHNPKGEGTVSVHANQTEEVEHEKFDKSVFDSYYGIPYEIMIANEINNLIVTGRCVSASFEAQAAIRTTPTMTALGQAAGTAAALAAKEDQATGEINIKELQNKLIEQKSFIKI, from the coding sequence GTGAAAAAAAATTATGATGTAGTTGTAGTAGGTGGTGGGATGTCAGGTGCATTTGCGGCGATTGCTGCCGCAAGAAACGGAGCAAAGACATTGATTATTGATCAAAATGGTTATTTTGGAGGCACCTTAACTGCAAACGGTGTGGGTCCTATGATGACCTATTTCGCCGGAGATAAGCAGGTTATTTTAGGTTTAGGTCAAGAAATGGTAGAACGATTAGTAAAAAGAGGCTATTCTCCAGGTCATGTTCTAGATTCCACTAACTATATTTCTTATGTGACACCATTTTCAGCTGAAGGTTTAAAAATTATTTTAGATGAGATGGTTAGTGAATCTGGTGCTGATGTTTTATTCCATACTTATTTAATTGGTCTGGAAAAAGAAAAAGATGAGATAGAGAATATCTCTGTGGTAAATAAAAATGGTATTAGTAAGATTTCAAGTAAAGTATTTATCGATGCAACAGGTGATGGCGATTTGGCAGTAATGTCTGGGGTTCCATTTCAACTGGGGCGAGAAACAGATAATGCGATGCAACCAATGACTATGAATTTAAAAGTTTATGGGGTTGATACTCAAAAACTTCGCGATACAGTTTTGTCGAATCCCGAAAAATTTCCAAGATTAAATAGAGACTTAGAAGTCATGAAAAATACTGAAATCTTATCTTTTGTCGGTTTTGATAATGAATTTAAAAAAGCTAAAGAAAAGGGGAGGATTAGTATCCCACGAGAGGATATTCTTTTTTTTGAAACAAATGTACCTGGTGAGTTTATCATGAATACGTCTCGAATCATTAACGAAAGCGGAGTGTCCGCAGAGGGATTGACTAGAGCAGAAATGATCGGTCGTAAGCAATGTGAAGAGTTATTTCAATTTTTGGTTGAATCAGTACCTGGTTTTGAAAATGCTAAGATTGCGTACAGCGGTCCAAGCGTTGGTGTTAGAGGAACAAGACAGATTAAGGGCAAATATACGTTAACAAATCAAGATGTTTTAGAAAATAGACCGTTTCCATCTACAATAGCTCATTCTGGTTATCCAATTGATATTCATAATCCAAAAGGTGAGGGAACAGTTTCAGTACATGCGAATCAAACAGAAGAAGTTGAACATGAAAAGTTTGATAAATCTGTATTTGATAGTTATTACGGGATTCCTTATGAAATCATGATTGCCAATGAAATTAATAACTTGATTGTCACTGGTCGATGCGTGTCTGCTTCCTTTGAAGCACAGGCGGCAATCCGTACAACGCCAACAATGACAGCATTAGGACAAGCTGCTGGAACTGCAGCAGCTTTAGCAGCAAAAGAGGATCAAGCAACTGGAGAAATCAATATTAAAGAATTACAAAATAAATTGATTGAGCAAAAAAGCTTTATCAAAATTTAG